In a single window of the Campylobacter iguaniorum genome:
- a CDS encoding DUF2393 family protein, which produces MGVLNSLKQTINFYMAHFVFVDYLAVMWVLLVFLVVLFLVIIMMIKRPLLASFILIANICFVVFGLIYTHKLVDENLRKRELIVDKITQLNFSDTLIADLNLTNLSKKPFKYCRIKLKFVNEENNKIKHFIKSAKPFRTQTHTIEEPIDVNQTKTIRLIINDFRPINYTTKVSSECF; this is translated from the coding sequence ATGGGCGTTCTAAATAGTCTTAAACAAACCATAAATTTTTATATGGCACATTTTGTGTTTGTTGATTATTTAGCCGTTATGTGGGTTTTACTTGTCTTTTTGGTCGTGCTTTTTTTAGTCATTATAATGATGATAAAAAGGCCGTTATTAGCTAGTTTTATACTTATTGCAAACATATGCTTTGTGGTTTTTGGGCTTATTTATACTCACAAGCTTGTAGACGAAAATCTAAGAAAACGAGAATTAATCGTAGATAAAATCACTCAACTAAACTTCTCAGATACGCTCATAGCTGATCTAAATTTGACAAATTTATCCAAAAAACCATTTAAATATTGTAGAATAAAACTTAAATTTGTTAACGAAGAAAACAATAAAATCAAGCATTTTATCAAATCCGCAAAACCGTTTCGCACACAGACCCATACAATAGAAGAACCAATAGATGTCAATCAAACAAAAACTATAAGGCTAATCATAAATGATTTTCGGCCGATTAATTATACTACAAAAGTAAGTTCGGAGTGTTTCTAA
- the hisIE gene encoding bifunctional phosphoribosyl-AMP cyclohydrolase/phosphoribosyl-ATP diphosphatase HisIE, translated as MRVNWQKLDGLLPVIVQEDGSNEVLMMAYMNEEALNLSIKTGFAHYFSRTKNRIWKKGEESGNTQEIKDMKLDCDNDSLLIKVVQNGGAACHTGAKSCFFNQISLEPTSDTKLQNEPNLNLKYDILDHLYHVALQRKLNADASSSYIAKLYSKGENAYLKKVCEEAGEFAFAIKDLSKFKKYSDLERESFGEHKAGDPATDVIYEGADIIFHMIVALADFDIHPSRVLDELKRREGISGIEEKNGRSK; from the coding sequence ATGCGTGTGAATTGGCAAAAGTTAGATGGATTGCTTCCAGTCATCGTCCAAGAAGACGGCTCAAATGAAGTTTTGATGATGGCTTATATGAATGAAGAGGCTCTAAATTTAAGTATCAAAACTGGCTTTGCACACTACTTTTCACGCACAAAAAATCGCATTTGGAAAAAGGGCGAAGAGAGTGGCAACACTCAAGAGATAAAAGATATGAAGCTTGATTGTGATAATGACTCTTTACTGATAAAAGTCGTGCAAAATGGCGGAGCAGCTTGTCACACTGGAGCTAAATCTTGCTTTTTTAACCAAATTTCTTTAGAACCAACTTCTGACACAAAACTACAAAATGAGCCAAATTTAAACCTAAAATATGATATCTTAGATCACTTATATCACGTGGCACTTCAAAGGAAGCTAAATGCAGATGCAAGCAGCTCATACATAGCAAAACTCTACTCAAAAGGCGAAAACGCGTATCTAAAAAAAGTCTGCGAAGAAGCTGGAGAATTTGCTTTTGCTATAAAAGATCTTAGCAAATTTAAAAAATACTCAGACCTTGAGCGTGAATCATTTGGCGAACATAAAGCTGGAGATCCAGCTACTGACGTGATTTATGAGGGTGCTGATATAATCTTTCATATGATAGTGGCTTTGGCTGATTTCGATATACATCCATCAAGAGTGCTTGATGAGCTAAAAAGACGCGAAGGGATTAGCGGCATAGAGGAGAAAAATGGGCGTTCTAAATAG
- the bcp gene encoding thioredoxin-dependent thiol peroxidase, translating into MERKVTLKAGDMAPSFELENSDSVNIALKDFKGKNVVLYFYPKDNTPGCTTEACEFSANYDEFIAKDTVIVGISPDSSDSHTKFTQKQSLKHILLSDPQKEVAKAYGVWQVRKNYGKEYLGIVRTTFVIDKTGKISKVYKSVKAAGHALKVLSELA; encoded by the coding sequence ATGGAACGTAAAGTCACCTTAAAAGCTGGCGACATGGCTCCAAGCTTCGAGCTAGAAAATAGCGACTCAGTTAATATCGCTCTTAAAGATTTTAAGGGTAAAAATGTTGTTTTGTACTTTTATCCAAAAGACAATACTCCAGGCTGCACCACTGAGGCGTGCGAGTTTAGTGCGAATTACGATGAGTTTATAGCAAAAGATACTGTGATAGTAGGCATTAGTCCAGATTCGTCAGATTCGCATACTAAATTTACCCAAAAACAAAGCCTTAAGCATATACTTTTAAGTGATCCCCAAAAAGAAGTAGCTAAGGCTTATGGCGTTTGGCAAGTGCGTAAGAATTATGGCAAAGAATATCTTGGTATCGTGCGAACAACATTTGTCATAGATAAAACTGGCAAAATATCTAAAGTCTATAAAAGCGTAAAAGCCGCAGGCCATGCACTAAAAGTCTTATCTGAACTCGCCTAA
- a CDS encoding Bsp6I family type II restriction endonuclease — protein sequence MAKVKVDFVKIDEARFVEVCRLYFMWKDLNNSIKSWTSRGINIPDVISEQMVCFALNLLWNKGSKGGDATDENGALIEIKATSNYNSDLSSFSPDTKFDRLLFFRLDMQHNFADIYDIGFDGNSFKTLKVNNTQTVADHQAMGRRPRLQLIQIIDKFGIKPLCRIDIVGRNIIK from the coding sequence ATGGCTAAAGTTAAAGTAGATTTTGTAAAGATTGATGAAGCTAGATTTGTAGAAGTTTGTAGGCTCTATTTTATGTGGAAAGACCTAAATAATTCGATCAAATCTTGGACTTCAAGGGGTATAAATATTCCTGATGTAATATCTGAGCAAATGGTTTGTTTTGCTCTAAATTTGCTATGGAACAAAGGCAGTAAAGGTGGAGATGCTACTGATGAAAATGGTGCATTGATAGAAATAAAGGCTACTTCAAATTATAACAGCGATTTGAGTTCTTTTTCTCCTGATACAAAATTTGACAGGCTTTTATTTTTTAGGTTAGATATGCAACATAATTTTGCAGATATTTATGATATAGGATTTGACGGAAACTCTTTTAAGACGTTAAAAGTCAATAATACTCAAACTGTAGCAGATCATCAAGCAATGGGGCGTCGCCCTAGACTTCAATTGATACAAATTATTGATAAATTTGGTATCAAACCACTTTGTCGCATTGATATTGTGGGTCGTAATATAATAAAATAA
- a CDS encoding prohibitin family protein, with translation MPADLNDYFNKKNGNGGGNGGDKPNFNFKKPNMPNFNGFGKFSGAIYALIIIIAILVIAKPFVIVNSGEVGIKSTAGKFDPSPLQPGFHFFLPFIQEVRIVDTKVRIINYTSSEGRNEANYRGSGIEIKDTISVLDGRGLPVSMDITVQYRLNPQNAPQTIASWGFSWENKIIDPVVKDVVRNVTGKYTAEELPERRNDIAIAIDNGIRTNINSQPNKPVELLSVQLREIILPPKVKEQIERVQIAKQEAERTKYEVERANQEALKKAALAKGTAEAVKIEAQGRADAVKIEADAQAYSNKEVAKSLTVNLLELKQIQTQKEFNEALKVNNDAKIFLTPGGAVPNIWVDTKDKVKQSAIAQ, from the coding sequence TTGCCAGCAGATTTAAACGATTATTTTAACAAAAAAAATGGTAACGGCGGCGGAAATGGTGGCGACAAGCCAAATTTCAACTTCAAAAAGCCAAATATGCCAAATTTCAATGGCTTTGGTAAATTTAGCGGTGCAATATATGCTCTAATCATAATCATCGCTATATTAGTCATAGCCAAGCCATTTGTCATAGTCAATTCAGGCGAAGTTGGTATCAAATCAACAGCGGGTAAATTTGACCCAAGTCCATTGCAACCAGGATTTCACTTCTTCTTGCCTTTTATACAAGAAGTTAGGATAGTTGATACCAAAGTTCGTATCATCAACTATACTTCAAGCGAAGGCAGAAACGAAGCCAACTACAGAGGCAGCGGCATCGAGATAAAAGACACTATATCAGTTCTTGATGGTCGTGGTCTTCCAGTTAGTATGGATATCACAGTCCAATACCGCCTAAATCCGCAAAACGCACCCCAAACCATAGCTTCTTGGGGTTTCAGCTGGGAAAACAAAATCATAGATCCAGTTGTTAAAGATGTCGTGAGAAATGTCACTGGTAAATACACTGCTGAAGAACTTCCAGAGCGTCGTAACGACATAGCGATCGCTATAGACAATGGTATTAGAACAAACATAAACTCTCAGCCAAACAAGCCAGTTGAGCTTTTGAGCGTGCAACTTCGTGAAATCATACTTCCACCAAAAGTAAAAGAGCAAATCGAACGCGTTCAAATCGCTAAGCAAGAAGCCGAAAGAACAAAATACGAAGTAGAACGTGCAAACCAAGAAGCACTCAAAAAAGCTGCCCTTGCAAAAGGTACTGCTGAAGCTGTCAAGATAGAAGCTCAAGGTAGAGCTGACGCTGTGAAGATCGAAGCTGACGCTCAAGCGTATTCAAACAAAGAAGTTGCAAAAAGCTTAACTGTAAATTTACTAGAGCTAAAACAAATCCAAACTCAAAAAGAGTTTAATGAAGCTCTAAAAGTAAATAATGATGCTAAGATTTTCTTAACTCCTGGTGGCGCTGTGCCAAATATCTGGGTCGATACGAAAGACAAAGTAAAACAAAGCGCTATCGCTCAATAA
- a CDS encoding tautomerase family protein, with protein sequence MPIINIKLSDPMPSREKLDEIAVKITDIMVKDLGKNPARVVINFDEIRSDATYFGAKSVQAIKEGK encoded by the coding sequence ATGCCAATCATAAATATAAAACTAAGCGATCCGATGCCAAGCCGTGAAAAACTAGATGAAATCGCAGTCAAAATCACAGATATAATGGTAAAAGATCTAGGCAAAAATCCAGCTCGTGTGGTTATAAATTTTGATGAAATCAGAAGCGACGCAACGTATTTTGGGGCTAAATCAGTCCAAGCGATAAAAGAGGGCAAATAA
- the dcm gene encoding DNA cytosine methyltransferase — protein sequence MKIASFFAGVGGIEQGFENHEVIYANEIDKNATITYMSNFKIDVDNIDIKQVDEIKLPNFDILMGGFPCQAFSVAGYRLGFDDARGTLFFELMRIAKHKKPKIIFLENVKNLVGHDGGKTFSTMLNVLEELGYKVKYKVLNAMEYGNTPQNRERIYILAFKNKNDYKNFEFPEPIELTTKLCDVIDFEAKVDDKYYYTSKFKQYDLLVSQITKKDTIYQWRRQYVRENKSNVCPTLTANMGTGGHNVPLILSKFGIRKLTPKECFNLQGFPKEFNLPNIADSHLYKQSGNSVCVNVIKRIAQRLNQL from the coding sequence ATGAAAATAGCTTCATTTTTTGCTGGTGTTGGTGGGATAGAGCAAGGGTTTGAAAATCACGAAGTAATATACGCTAACGAAATTGATAAAAACGCAACTATAACGTATATGAGTAATTTTAAAATAGATGTTGATAATATAGATATAAAGCAAGTTGATGAAATAAAATTACCAAATTTCGATATTTTAATGGGTGGTTTTCCTTGTCAAGCTTTTTCTGTGGCTGGGTATAGGCTCGGATTTGATGATGCTAGAGGAACATTGTTTTTTGAGCTTATGAGAATTGCAAAACACAAAAAACCAAAAATTATTTTTTTAGAAAATGTAAAAAACTTGGTTGGTCACGATGGTGGTAAGACATTTTCTACGATGCTAAATGTGCTTGAAGAGCTTGGTTATAAAGTAAAATATAAGGTTCTTAACGCAATGGAATACGGCAATACTCCACAAAATAGAGAGAGAATTTATATCTTGGCTTTTAAAAACAAAAATGACTATAAAAACTTCGAATTCCCAGAACCTATTGAGCTAACTACAAAACTTTGCGATGTGATAGATTTTGAAGCAAAAGTTGATGATAAATACTATTATACAAGCAAATTTAAACAATATGATTTATTGGTAAGTCAAATCACAAAAAAAGATACTATTTATCAATGGAGAAGGCAATACGTAAGAGAAAATAAAAGTAATGTTTGTCCTACTCTTACTGCAAATATGGGGACTGGTGGTCATAATGTGCCATTGATTTTAAGCAAATTTGGTATAAGAAAATTAACACCAAAAGAGTGTTTCAATTTGCAAGGTTTTCCAAAAGAATTTAATCTGCCAAATATCGCCGATAGCCACTTGTATAAGCAATCTGGCAATTCGGTTTGCGTGAATGTGATAAAAAGAATAGCACAAAGACTAAATCAGCTATAA
- a CDS encoding branched-chain amino acid transaminase, which produces MALPEAEHIWFDGKLVAWKDATVHVLTHSLHYGNAVFEGVRAYQTPKGLAIFKLQEHTKRLFESAKACCLEIPYSEEQINEAHVNLLKSNTYNDNVYIRPLVFLGYGKMGVSHIGCPVNTIIAAWQWGAYMGEEALQNGIKVKIASWMKPAPFSMMAKAKASANYFNSQMANYEAQLAGCDEALLLDPQGFVAEGSGECFFIVKDGVIITPANDTSLVSITQKTVIQIAEDLGYKVLRQRITRDEAYTADEAFFTGTAAEVTPISNIDGRVIGTGKRGKVATELQNAYFDVVMGKNPKYEKFLTYIN; this is translated from the coding sequence ATGGCACTACCAGAGGCAGAACATATTTGGTTTGATGGAAAATTAGTAGCATGGAAAGATGCAACAGTTCATGTTTTAACACATTCATTACACTATGGAAACGCTGTATTTGAGGGCGTTAGAGCATACCAAACTCCAAAAGGTCTAGCGATTTTTAAATTACAAGAACACACAAAAAGACTTTTTGAATCAGCAAAAGCTTGTTGCTTAGAAATCCCTTATAGCGAGGAGCAAATCAACGAAGCTCATGTAAATTTGCTAAAAAGCAACACATACAATGACAATGTTTATATCCGTCCGCTTGTGTTTTTAGGATATGGCAAAATGGGCGTTAGCCACATCGGATGCCCTGTAAATACTATCATTGCAGCGTGGCAATGGGGTGCATATATGGGTGAAGAAGCGTTGCAAAATGGTATCAAAGTCAAGATCGCATCTTGGATGAAACCAGCTCCATTTTCTATGATGGCAAAGGCAAAAGCTAGCGCAAACTACTTCAACTCACAAATGGCAAACTATGAAGCTCAATTAGCAGGTTGCGATGAGGCATTATTGCTTGATCCTCAAGGATTTGTCGCTGAGGGTAGTGGCGAGTGCTTTTTCATAGTAAAAGACGGCGTCATCATCACTCCAGCAAACGACACAAGCCTTGTGAGTATAACTCAAAAAACAGTCATCCAAATCGCAGAAGATCTAGGATACAAGGTACTTCGCCAAAGAATCACTAGAGATGAAGCATACACCGCAGATGAAGCATTCTTCACTGGCACTGCCGCTGAAGTCACACCGATAAGCAACATCGACGGTAGAGTCATCGGTACAGGAAAAAGAGGAAAAGTAGCCACAGAACTACAAAATGCGTATTTTGATGTAGTTATGGGCAAAAATCCAAAATATGAGAAATTTTTAACTTACATAAACTAA